In Flavobacteriales bacterium, a single genomic region encodes these proteins:
- a CDS encoding CAP domain-containing protein, with the protein MEKQFSISRCLIVLILLQGLWITAFSQSPNDPIDRNKINTALVEELFLQKLNALRKEKGLTLLQKDPVLAKAAKDQADYQLKFKVLTHNQNVRGKEQPYQRVAFYKGTHGRIGENCLQTAVGVKVKNKDGSFREVHTYEELAEDFFQLWFHSPPHFQNMINPNYEMCGLSLALDPKTGKCYAAQVFGTKPFVPPFPEVPNTTDAWKILPQDSKFCTGYGKYENIAGIFSQYLWDENDTIFQYYQTLPHAKEIMPGPTDGIALDIVFREQFDCSKNHNLHPSDVHDGIMLKPVFSKQLFATNLAKATNELFSYVGTVPPEARGKKYQINTILIKNGHACKYSYPVAVISKNLSLLKLRPVWMHYVGEIKPGSYTRKFSFDLPFESNSIELQGSSLNKLIEKLSMYGPFIRGISIHAYSSVDGKKEVNLKLQSERAQKIAETVKLFIPAGVEITTVAEENWTLFRKQDADSIHRFAGVPDDEVKRKLSDKKTYEELKPFLHLQRVAKVELDVEVKWDEHTPVEQLPVAMHGVLADGDSLQARIIHSKMVYGMLKGKINPSQFIEIDIPAKQKFVPVLVNYMGALSMTDDFSERSHQEEMVRAYELGKGHPKMEFNYLVYNLRYWASFGSPLCDINGMENKIEGLRSEMSDSLTNSLLLNYYVLSAYHFYVNKQFDRLYHSLEGVHRLYKLAPIYESDAIDLALIFNLYYRFDWSIDVLQPFIDPNTCSLEALFLFARTAAFERGDMVKDDFYYKVLQSCADRDKPRFCKWIDEEDFQLLRDEGVQRIWCKECAGH; encoded by the coding sequence ATGGAAAAGCAATTTTCAATATCCCGCTGTCTGATTGTTTTAATCCTGCTGCAAGGGTTATGGATAACTGCTTTTTCTCAATCGCCCAATGACCCGATTGATAGAAACAAAATAAATACTGCGCTGGTAGAAGAACTTTTTCTTCAAAAGCTAAATGCGTTGAGGAAGGAAAAAGGGCTTACACTATTACAAAAAGATCCGGTATTGGCCAAAGCAGCAAAAGACCAGGCGGACTACCAGTTAAAGTTTAAGGTATTAACCCATAATCAGAATGTAAGAGGGAAGGAACAACCCTATCAACGGGTGGCATTTTATAAGGGGACGCATGGAAGAATCGGTGAAAACTGTTTACAAACTGCGGTTGGAGTAAAAGTGAAAAATAAAGACGGGAGTTTCAGGGAAGTTCATACTTATGAGGAATTAGCAGAGGACTTTTTTCAACTCTGGTTTCATTCACCACCGCATTTTCAGAACATGATTAATCCGAATTATGAAATGTGCGGACTCTCCCTCGCGCTCGATCCGAAGACTGGAAAATGTTATGCCGCACAGGTGTTCGGGACCAAACCTTTTGTGCCTCCCTTTCCGGAGGTCCCCAACACCACAGATGCATGGAAAATTCTTCCGCAGGATTCAAAATTTTGCACCGGGTATGGGAAATATGAGAACATTGCCGGAATATTTTCGCAGTATTTGTGGGATGAAAACGACACCATTTTCCAATACTATCAAACACTTCCACATGCCAAAGAAATAATGCCGGGTCCCACCGACGGAATTGCACTGGACATCGTGTTTCGCGAGCAGTTTGATTGTTCTAAAAATCACAATTTACATCCTTCCGATGTACACGATGGAATAATGTTGAAACCGGTATTCAGTAAACAATTGTTTGCTACCAATCTGGCTAAAGCAACGAATGAATTATTTTCCTACGTTGGAACAGTTCCTCCGGAAGCCAGAGGAAAAAAATATCAGATCAACACGATCTTAATTAAAAACGGACATGCTTGTAAATATTCTTATCCTGTAGCTGTAATTTCTAAAAATCTTTCTCTGTTAAAGCTTCGTCCGGTATGGATGCATTATGTGGGAGAAATTAAGCCGGGATCCTACACAAGAAAATTTTCATTTGATCTTCCTTTCGAATCCAACAGCATCGAATTGCAAGGGTCATCGCTCAATAAATTAATTGAGAAATTATCGATGTATGGTCCCTTCATTCGTGGTATTTCTATTCACGCCTATAGTTCGGTGGACGGTAAGAAGGAGGTCAATCTAAAACTCCAATCCGAAAGAGCGCAAAAAATTGCAGAAACAGTAAAACTATTTATTCCGGCTGGTGTAGAAATCACAACGGTGGCAGAAGAAAACTGGACCTTGTTCCGAAAACAAGACGCCGATAGCATACACCGTTTTGCAGGGGTGCCGGACGATGAAGTGAAGCGCAAACTGAGCGACAAAAAAACGTATGAAGAATTAAAACCATTTCTCCATCTACAACGCGTTGCAAAAGTTGAACTGGATGTGGAAGTGAAGTGGGATGAGCATACACCGGTAGAACAATTGCCGGTTGCCATGCATGGGGTGCTTGCGGATGGGGATAGCTTGCAGGCACGGATCATTCATTCGAAAATGGTTTATGGAATGTTAAAAGGGAAAATTAATCCCTCTCAATTTATTGAAATTGATATTCCTGCCAAACAAAAATTTGTTCCCGTATTGGTCAATTACATGGGTGCATTGTCCATGACCGACGATTTTTCCGAACGTTCGCATCAGGAGGAAATGGTGCGGGCCTATGAGCTGGGAAAAGGTCATCCGAAAATGGAGTTCAATTATCTGGTTTACAATTTGCGTTATTGGGCATCCTTTGGTTCACCACTGTGTGATATCAATGGCATGGAGAATAAAATTGAAGGACTCCGCAGCGAAATGAGTGATAGTTTAACCAATAGTTTGTTGCTGAATTATTACGTTTTGTCGGCCTATCATTTTTACGTCAACAAACAGTTTGACCGCTTATATCATTCACTGGAAGGTGTTCATCGTCTCTATAAACTGGCACCCATTTATGAAAGCGATGCAATTGACCTGGCGCTTATTTTTAATCTTTATTACCGGTTCGACTGGAGTATTGACGTTTTGCAACCTTTTATCGATCCAAATACCTGTTCGCTGGAGGCCTTGTTTCTGTTTGCACGCACCGCTGCCTTTGAACGTGGAGACATGGTGAAGGATGATTTTTATTATAAGGTACTGCAGTCCTGCGCCGACCGCGATAAGCCGCGTTTTTGCAAATGGATCGATGAAGAGGACTTCCAGCTTTTGCGTGATGAAGGGGTGCAGCGGATCTGGTGTAAGGAATGCGCCGGGCATTAG
- a CDS encoding IPExxxVDY family protein, with product MTKIKLEMDYDYDFDLIGISCHAPDYRLCWALNQKLGISLGKKEEGLVLRNKKSGEDASHAIFEYFGEEDHVEYFLLLNKTGASYLVPEQKAADFLFILRNNYAIDASEILQQIKTIDLVQTAFRIDAENLKSRENLLF from the coding sequence ATGACCAAAATTAAGCTTGAAATGGATTATGACTATGATTTCGATTTGATCGGAATCAGTTGTCACGCTCCGGATTATCGTTTGTGTTGGGCGCTAAATCAGAAATTAGGAATTTCATTGGGCAAAAAGGAAGAAGGTCTGGTTTTGCGCAATAAAAAATCAGGTGAGGATGCGAGTCACGCTATTTTCGAATATTTTGGCGAAGAAGACCATGTGGAGTATTTCCTGCTCTTGAATAAGACAGGCGCCTCTTATTTGGTTCCGGAACAAAAAGCGGCCGATTTTTTATTTATACTCCGAAACAACTATGCCATAGACGCTTCGGAGATCCTACAGCAGATTAAAACCATCGATTTGGTTCAAACCGCCTTTCGGATCGATGCAGAAAATTTGAAATCAAGAGAGAACCTCTTATTTTAG
- the pyk gene encoding pyruvate kinase: MSELQLRKKTKIVATLGPASSSKEVIMAMVENGANVFRINFSHGEYEKHGAVIDVIREVINETGVHVAILADLQGPKLRCGEMENNGVKLEEGQDYILTTEKVIGDNKRTFITYKEFPFDVKPGERVLMDDGKLVFEVVGTNGKDEVYTKVIQGGVLSSKKGLNLPNTKVSLPSLTEKDKADLEFALEKDVDWIGLSFVREARDIIELKHLIASKQKRAKVIAKIEKPEAIEEIDDIIHESDGLMVARGDLGVEIPLQNVPLIQKLIIRKCLSQAKPVIVATQMMESMITSLTPSRAEVNDVANAVFDGADAVMLSGETSVGNHPAKVIETMSKIVMEAETFEGIYHKESIPRDEKSERFITDSICFNATRLAQRVGANAVITMTHSGYTAFKISSQRPKANIVVFTGNKKMLDTLSLVWGVTGLYYDKMVSTDHTIADAKYMIRKLGFVQEGDLVINIASMPIEDKGQSNMIKLSRVE, from the coding sequence ATTTCAGAATTACAATTAAGAAAAAAGACAAAAATCGTTGCTACCCTCGGGCCGGCATCTTCCTCGAAAGAGGTTATTATGGCGATGGTGGAAAACGGAGCCAATGTGTTCCGTATTAATTTTTCACATGGTGAATACGAAAAACACGGTGCTGTAATTGATGTTATCCGTGAAGTGATCAATGAAACAGGAGTACATGTTGCAATTCTTGCCGATTTACAGGGACCAAAACTCCGTTGCGGAGAAATGGAAAACAACGGAGTTAAACTGGAAGAAGGTCAGGATTACATCCTCACTACAGAAAAAGTGATAGGCGATAATAAGCGAACGTTTATTACCTATAAAGAATTTCCTTTCGATGTTAAACCCGGAGAACGGGTGCTGATGGATGATGGTAAGCTGGTGTTTGAAGTGGTCGGCACCAATGGAAAAGATGAAGTGTACACGAAGGTTATTCAGGGAGGAGTTTTGTCATCCAAAAAAGGATTAAATCTTCCGAATACAAAAGTTTCGCTGCCATCTCTCACGGAAAAAGATAAAGCCGATTTAGAATTTGCTTTGGAAAAAGATGTGGACTGGATCGGACTTTCGTTTGTACGTGAAGCAAGAGACATCATTGAACTTAAACACCTCATTGCCTCCAAACAAAAACGTGCAAAAGTTATTGCTAAAATTGAAAAACCGGAAGCCATTGAAGAGATCGATGATATTATTCATGAATCAGATGGGCTAATGGTAGCGCGTGGCGACCTTGGAGTAGAAATCCCACTGCAAAATGTTCCGCTCATTCAAAAACTCATCATCCGCAAATGCTTATCGCAGGCAAAACCGGTGATTGTAGCTACACAAATGATGGAAAGCATGATTACTTCCTTAACGCCTTCCCGCGCAGAAGTAAACGATGTGGCCAATGCAGTATTCGATGGTGCCGATGCCGTAATGTTATCCGGCGAAACTTCCGTTGGAAATCACCCGGCGAAAGTAATCGAAACCATGAGTAAAATCGTAATGGAAGCAGAGACCTTCGAAGGGATTTATCACAAGGAATCGATTCCGCGCGATGAAAAAAGTGAACGTTTTATAACCGATTCCATTTGCTTTAATGCAACACGACTTGCTCAACGGGTGGGTGCCAATGCTGTTATTACCATGACGCATTCCGGCTATACCGCGTTTAAGATTTCGAGTCAGCGCCCCAAAGCCAATATTGTTGTGTTTACCGGAAACAAAAAAATGCTCGATACTCTATCGCTGGTATGGGGTGTAACCGGATTGTATTATGATAAAATGGTAAGCACCGATCACACGATTGCCGATGCAAAATATATGATCCGCAAATTGGGATTTGTACAAGAAGGCGATTTAGTGATTAATATCGCTTCAATGCCAATCGAAGATAAAGGTCAATCGAACATGATTAAGTTGAGTCGCGTTGAATAA